The genomic region GATGGGTCGCTGGTACTGATGCAGCAAGGCAATGCTGTCAATCAGTGATAGGTATTTCTCATGATCGCGACGGGTGCGGGTTTTGCTATCTAAAAACGTCAGTTGTTCGGCATAGGGATTGATGACGGCTAAAGGACGAAGCAGGCGCTGCGCCTGCCGGTGCGTCTCGATAATCGTTTGTCGTTCAACTTTGGCGGTTAAGCCTGCCAGAGTTCTCCGTGCACGCTGCTGGGCGTGGATTGCTCTGGTTTGTTCACGCGATTCATTGACCGATAACACCACACAGCGATTCAATAATTCCTCGTCGATATCAATCGCGGTCGTGGTTAAAAACATCATCACCGGGCCTTCAACCCGGTATTCCTGGGTAATCAGGTTGCCGGTGACCGGATCTTTACCGGTACTCGCCATCGTTAAGCTGCCATCGGATTGCAGCAGCTTTAACGCATAAGCAGCACGGCTCGCCCCTTCTTCTTCGGCAATCGCCAGGATTTTATGTTTGAGATTGGTTTCGCCCATATAGAACAAGGCTTGTCCGGTCATCGCCGAGTATTGCACCCGCTCATCTTCCGGCATCAGTTGCAATACCGCTTCCATCAAACTCGATTTACCGGCGGCGGAACTCGATTGGATCATCAGCGCCAATGGCTTATCCAGTTTGCGCGAGACGCAGGCCAGATAGCCCATCAGCTTGTTGGTCTGTTCACCAACGACACCACAGCGATCAAAGTCATCGAGCACTTGTTGCAGCAAGTCGGGCGATTGCAATAAGGCGAGCGCTTGGCTGCGCAGCGCTTCATTAACGGCTGAGGCTTCATCCATCGCTTCCGCTGATAAGGCTTTTAGTTGTTCATCACGCAAACCTTCCAGGTAACGCAGGAGGTGGCCGATATCGGCTTTGATGATGTCTTCGCTTAAACCTAATTCCAGCGAGGCCAGTTTGATAAACGCCGCACGGGCTTTGGCGCTGTATAAATCCAGCGTATCGACGTGGTAGGCATCGCCTTGTGATGTGGCCAGATTGATTTTCAGTTGCTCAGGCGTGGTGTTTTTATCGTGGCCTCTGACACGATAACGACGCTCACCGAACGTGATATGCACATCACCGTCCTTAACATGAGCATCCAGCTCCGGTGCTTTTAGTTCCGGGGCTGGTGTTGCCGATAATGCTGGTTCGGCAACAGCAACGGATGCAACTAAAGGAGGAGTAATTGCGATTGCTTCGCTTTTATCACCGGCTTTCTCAGCCTCTGTCGGCGTTACGGGGTTGGGGTTTCGTGTCGGCGCGGCCCCTTTTCCCAACCATTCGGCATTACGCAATACAACACCAAGGCTTTTCGCAGCAGGCCCAACCTTTAATGCATACTCATTGGCATCCATGCCTTTCGGGAAGTTAACGCGGTAACAATCGAAGCCTTCCTGTGTCAGTTTCAGCGCCAGTTGTTGCGCGGCCTTGTCTCCGGCTTCATCGCGGTCATAGGCAATCAATACCCGTTTGATGTTGTGCGCTTTAAACGCTTTCAGGTGATTGGCGGTAAACCCCTCAATACCATAACTGGCCGTGACGTTTTTAAAGCCATTGACCCAGAACGTCATCGCATCAATCAATGCTTCACATAAAATTACTTCGTCACCACCAATTAATCCCGCTTCATTCCACACGCCTTGATGTGGCCCCGGCAGATACAGATGCAATGGCGTGCCCTCACGCAAACGCTCGCCGATTTTGCGACCGTAAACGTCGGTGATAACGCCGCTTTCGTTGATGACCGGCACCACCAGCGAACCGGTAAAGTGTTCATGGCCGGACTCGCGATAAATACCGATGTGCTGCAGCTTGCCGCGTAACTGCGCGCCTTCGACCCGATTCTTTTGTGGCAAGCGATAACCGAGTGTGCGATTGGCATAACCCAGCTTGAAGGTCTCGATTAACTCCTTAGACTCAAGACCCCGTTTACTCAAGTAAACGAGCGCTTCCGGGCTTTGCTGCAAACACTCGTGGTAGTAGTCGATGACCTGACGCAGCAAGGATTGCTCATCGCTATCGGCGGCTAAAAAGGAGGGCAGTTTCGGGGTCGTGGATTTCTGCACCACCCGCTCTATCGGCGCGCGGCTGACCGCCACATCACCACGCAACAACTCAACCGCATGCTTGAAGCTGACGCCTTCACACTTCATCACCCAATCAATGACCGAGCCGCCGGCTTGGCAGGCACCGAGGCAATGCCAGAGATTCTTATCGGGACTGACGACTAAAGACGGGGTTTTATCGTCATGGAACGGGCAACGACCAATCCGGTCCTTGCCGTGGGGTTTGAGAACAATGCCTTTGGCCTCGACCAGCCGGACCAAGGACACTTCAGCCTTCAGGCGTTCAATCTCACCGTCCGCTATCCGCGCCATAAACCGTCCCCCTCCAAAAACCCGTCAATACACGTAAAGTAAATTTATGATATACATATACGTATATTCAAACAAGCAGAGCCGTAAACCATGCGTACGCTAGGCACTCCTCCGTTCACTCATGTGTCGTTTCGCCTTATGCCGTTTGCCGACCGACTGGCCGCCCTGCGCAAGCAACGCGGCCTGACCCAGGAAGCCTTGGCCGATTTGATCGGCGTGACCAAGACTCAGGTTTACCGTTACGAGAACAACGGCTCCCAGCCAACGCTGGAAGTCATCAAGAAGCTGGCCGTCGCCTTGAGCGTCACCACCGATGAACTGATTTTCGAGGTCGATGAGCGCAAGGCCGATGACAGCCTGCTCTTGTTGCTGGAAGGCATTGCCCAGCTCGACCCGGACGAGAAGCATGTGATCAAGGAGATGGTCGAAGGCATTCTGCTCAAGCATCAGGCCCGCCGCTTGTTTGGTGGCAGCTCGCCGACCACCAAGAAGGCCAGCTAAGATGGCCAAGCCGGAAGTCCAGTATCATTTTGAGTGGGATGCCGCCAAAGCCGCCAGCAATCGCCGTAAACACGGCATCAGTTTTGAGCTGGCCGCCACGGTGTTCCGCGATCCGCTGATGTTGTCGATGTTTGATGACGAACACAGCGAACAAGAGGAACGCTGGGTCACGCTCGGCAAAGCGGCGAACCAGGTGTTAGTGGTGGTGGTCCATACTTGGCGGGACGAAGCCGCCAACGCGGTACGCATCCGCCTGATCTCGGCACGGCCCGCCACCGCCGCCGAACGGCAACAGTACGAAGGGTGATGTCATGAAGAACCAATACGATTTCAGCAAGGCTCAACGCGGCAAGTTTTATCGCGAAGGCGCCGCTCTGCGTCTGCCGGTGTATTTGAGTAACGACGTGCAGACCACCTTGGCCGAACTCGCCGACGCCAAAGGCATCGAGCTCTCGGCCTTGGTCAATGAGCTGCTAAAAAAGGATATTGAACTCATTAAAATGGCGAGCTGATTCGGTCATCGCCAAACTCAAAAAGCCGGGGCTCTCCCCGGCTTTTGTCTTAGTTACTTCTCTGTAACTCGACACTCGTCGAGTGGCACTCTGCATTCAACTAAAAATATTTTGGACTTTATCCGTCATCGCCCTACCAGACATCCGTATCCTTACTCAACACGCACGCCAACAATGGCTGCTCTATCTCAGTTGCTCTCCAAAAAAACAACTGGGGTTGTTTTTTTCATACGGTTATCCAATGGTATCCACGTAGGCAAACTTTCCGACCGTTACCAAAGGCTTTAAAGGAGCAATACAGATCATGGGCGACATCAACATTGGCAGTATCAATAGCGGGCGCAACAACATCACACAGAACAACATCACCAACACCACAATAAGCAGGTCCTCTTCGTCGACGTCAAGGCGTTCGGCCAACCCGCTCGATGACGGGTTAGCATTAGTCTTGATAGCGGCTGTACTATTGGGGGTAACAGCGTATATCTATCTGCGTCATTACCACGAGATCTTTTTCTATCTACAAGTCCTAGCAATTAGCGCCATGTTTGCACCGGGACTGGCCATCACGCCAAACCTTTATGGGCAAGGATTGGGTATTCGCTCATTGATGCTTGCAATAGTAGGAATGCTCTTGGGCGCAGCACAAGTCTGGATTGTAGTGAGCATCAAAAATGGACTCCCCGCCGAGATCCTCGACATCGCGAATGAACCACCGCGAAGCGAATTCTTTCTCGCAGCCGCTAAAGAGGTTTGGCTGCGCTTCAACTCGCATGCGCACAATCTAATTTTGGATAATCTTTTTTCAACAACTCTTGTCAGCATAGCGTCCTTTTTCCTCATTTTGTATGCGCTATGGCTTTGTGCAGATTCGGCTTTCCGTATAAACTCTAGCCGAGTCATATTTGCAAAACTCGCCAAGTTGATGCACTTCACTTATCCATTCGGTATTATTTTTTGTGCTGCATTGACCGCTGCCGCCTGGGCCGCATCAATGGGATACTTCACGCCACACTTACAATAAGACAAAAACCCCAGCTTGATGGCTGGGGTTTTTGCGATCATTTTCGCGTACTCAGAATCGGTAGAGGAACTGATTGGCACCGACACGGCGACCGCTGCCAAGAAGCGGGACCTGCCCCCAAACTGCAGCAGCAGATGGACCGCATTGCCAAGCTGCCAAAGACCAAACAGAAGTTTGTAATTGAGATGCTCGACGCCATGTTGCAACAACACGGCTAATCACTACTAAAACCAGCGCCATAAAAAACGCCCGGCATGGCCGGGCGGTGGGATTTTTATTCAGTTATGGACCGATATTCAAATCAGTTCTCATTCTACGAGATCCGAACTAAAGCTTCAGAATCGAACATATCTCTCAATCCCTTTCAAACCATCAACTCCCTTGCTCTCATAGGTCTCATTCTGAACAAACTCAACTGCTACTATAGAGTCTCTTTCATTCAAATATATGGCCACAAAATCTGATCTATTGTCGGCACAAAACTTTTCAGAATTTCCTACATACACTTGAGTTCTACTCACGAGCTTACCTGTTTCAGCGCTATTAACTTCAACTTCTATATCGGCTTTGCCGAATTCTGAAATTGCATCCAGTTTGTTATCAGCAACCGCTAACCCCTCAAAAATTGAGGACAAAGGGCGTTTCTGCATATCCTTATTTTGTGAGCCACAGAACTCAATCAATGATTTCCCTTCTGGGCTGCTCTCTATGTATTCCTTCGATTGAGATGCACTACAACCAAGTAACATCATTAGTGCTGACACCTGGAAAATCGCTACTTTCATATCGTTAAATCGGGCCACAACTCATCACTCCTGTCCAAGGGTTTTTGCAGCATCCTTCACCACTCGCGAAACGACCAAATACGTGTTGCTGAGTAGTATCTCCCCGCTCCCAATCAATGTGGTCACGATATTCCTTGCTTTTTTTCCTTTCCTTAACTGCATACCCGCAATCGGAGCCCTCGCAAGTATCCGAGCACTCAAAGCACAGCTCTCTAGCAGTTACCGTGCGAGACTGTTTAACCTTGTATTCTCGCTTCCAATTGCACCATCCCATCATTCCTGCTGTATTTGGCTGAACTTTATACTTCCCGGTATAAATCCGAACGCCAATATCCATCCAGTCTGACTCACTATCCCACATCGGGACACAAAACAACCCGAGAGGATCTTTCAACTGTGTAGGCATTTGCTGAACATAGCCGTAAGTATTAACGCCATCACTTAATCCAATCGGATCCGACTCGATGTAACGTCCCGTCACCGGGTCATAATTTCTAAAGTAGTTGTATTCTATTCGCCCCGACGTGCAGTTTCGGCCACGAGGGGATTTTTCCCAGAGCCAACAACCACTTAGCGCACGCCCACGCGAACTTCGCCTCGCGCGCGGGTGCGCGCGCACGGTCGTGGTTTTTGCTGGTAGAGCGTAAGCAGTCATGCCGCGCAGTGTAGCGGCTACTCACCGCATCGCGCCAGCGCTGACCGGGGATGATGGGGCGGGAAGAAGGGGACTGCTCTTATTTACGAGCTAAGTGTAAACAGCGGCTCATCAGCAACGGTGCGGGCCACATCACCTTCTAAATAGCCAACAAGTTTCGCATTATTGCCCGGAGTATAGATTTCCTCCCCATCCACTCTATAAAGAGTCTGCCCGCTATTTGATACAACGTACTCACCGTCATAGAAGCCAATCAGCTGACCGTTTGCCAGCTTTACTTGGAGGTGAGGTGTTTGTCGTTTCATCTTTTTTTCCTCAGCTAATCTGTTCATCAGGAATATAGCACCATCTCATTTCTTCGCTCTTGGCTATTCGTTCAGGTAACCCTTAGCGTCAGTTATCACCATTGCACAGCCCCCTTTCTTTAGCTGCGGTGCTTTTTCCTGATGCACGCGCGGTGCCAGAACACGCTGGCAGCTAAAACGCGGAACGGAGGATGCGAAGCAGCCGCAGCGCGTTTTAACTGACGGCGTGACGCGCAAGATGTGGATGTGTTTGGAGCGAGGCAGGACGCCGAGCCTTTAAGTGAAGCGCACACGGATGTGTGCTTCACGGTTAAAAAGCCTTTTCGCTTCTGGTGTGGGGCATGCTGCGTTTTTTGCAGGATGCTCCACACCAGAGGCGACCTTACACCGGCATTTAACATAGGGCTGATTGTGCGGTGAGCGTCAGCGAACGAACGGTGGCATTGCGTAGCTTTGCCACCGCGCACAATCCCGCCTTATGTTACTTGCCGGTGGCTCCCCCGTTGGGGGAGCGGCTGCAGCACGGAGGGCTGCGCAAGGGGGCATAAACTTAGCGCGAAGGCCACAGGATGCGTGTGGCGCGGCGCGTGCCTCACGCTTGCAAGGGGCGTGACTTGCGCCATGGATTGGCGGCGCGACGCTTGCCAGCGTGCACTGCACGCGACGTGACATACGCATGCTGTGGGCGTAGCCGCCGCATCTTTTGAACAACCTTCGCCATCGAGCACAAGTTCGGGAGTCGCGTCGGCCTGCGCATCGCATCACCGAGATGAACAACACTTTGCTGCAACGTCATGCACTGTTCATATCCGTGCAGCATTTTGCAGCAAAGTGCATATCCGCGCTTATCTGCGCTGCACATCGATTCACTCTTCCTCGCTTTCTGCATCCAAGTCATCGAACAAGTCATCCTTTGCTGAGCGCTGCAACTGAGTCGGATGCGAGGCATCGTAAACGGCTTTCAGCTTCTGCACGGCAACGTGAGTGTAAATCGCCGTGGTCGTCAGTTCCGAGTGGCCGAGCATCGCCTGGATAAAGCGGATATCAGCACCGTTCTCCAGCATGTGTGTGGCCATCGCGTGGCGGAACAGATGACAGGAACCGTGGGCGATACCGGCTTTCAACACATAGGTTTTCACCAGGTCCGATAAACGATTCTTGGTTAATGGCTCGCCGTAATCAGTCAGGAACACGGTGTCTTCGTGCGCCGTTAAGATCAGATGCGGTCGCACTTCCAGCAGGTAGCGCGTTAACCACTCAATGGCGCTCTGCCCTATCGGTACATACCGATCTTTGTGGCCTTTTCCTTGCTCAATAAATATCGTGCCGCGTTCGCTATCAATGTGATGACGTTTTAATTGCGTCAACTCAGTGCGACGCATACCGGTCGCGTACAGCACTTCCAGTATCGCGCGGTCACGGATGCCGGTTAACGTGGTCACATCCGGTTGCTGCAGGATGGTCTGCACTTGTTTCAGCGTTAACACTTGCGAGGGCAAGCGTTTCGGTTTGCGCGGCATCACCAAGTCAGCCGCCGGGTTATATGGCAGGTAGTGTTCCCGCACTAAAAACTTGAACCAACCGCGCAGATTCTGCAGATGCTGGATTTGACTGGCGATGCTTAACGGTTCGCCGTTGTCTTTACGGTAAAAGTGCAAGTGACGCTGGTAGCGCTCGATGATCGGCCGGTTTAATTCGGTCGGTTGCTGTAACGCCCGTTCATCACACCATTCGATAAAGCGCCGCAAGTTGGCGTCGTTCTGGGTCAGGGTAAAGTCGCTGTAAGCACGCGTCCGTAAGTAATCCAGGTACAGCGCCAGGTAAGGCGCTAATGCGCTGTGGCGGATGTCGCGTTTTTTGATTTGCTCACCGCTGCGTTTTTTCTTGTTGCGTAAGGCCATGGCCGGAGTCGATTAACTGGATTCGATTAATTGGCAATGGAACGCACGAACGACGGTATGTGTAGGTACGACTCGGCGGTGATATTTTCCGGGAGCAGTGTGTTTTCAGCATCGATTTCCGCTAAATCCTTTTGGCGCGGATTTTTCTCGATGATTGTTACGTTTTCTGCGGTGCTACCTCGTGGCTCTTTGGCCGCTACTTGGGGGCTCTTTCGGGGCTCCAACTTCAGATCTAGGGGCTCCTTCTTGTTGTCATAACG from Permianibacter aggregans harbors:
- a CDS encoding helix-turn-helix domain-containing protein, which gives rise to MRTLGTPPFTHVSFRLMPFADRLAALRKQRGLTQEALADLIGVTKTQVYRYENNGSQPTLEVIKKLAVALSVTTDELIFEVDERKADDSLLLLLEGIAQLDPDEKHVIKEMVEGILLKHQARRLFGGSSPTTKKAS
- the xerC gene encoding site-specific tyrosine recombinase XerC, giving the protein MALRNKKKRSGEQIKKRDIRHSALAPYLALYLDYLRTRAYSDFTLTQNDANLRRFIEWCDERALQQPTELNRPIIERYQRHLHFYRKDNGEPLSIASQIQHLQNLRGWFKFLVREHYLPYNPAADLVMPRKPKRLPSQVLTLKQVQTILQQPDVTTLTGIRDRAILEVLYATGMRRTELTQLKRHHIDSERGTIFIEQGKGHKDRYVPIGQSAIEWLTRYLLEVRPHLILTAHEDTVFLTDYGEPLTKNRLSDLVKTYVLKAGIAHGSCHLFRHAMATHMLENGADIRFIQAMLGHSELTTTAIYTHVAVQKLKAVYDASHPTQLQRSAKDDLFDDLDAESEEE
- a CDS encoding BrnT family toxin translates to MAKPEVQYHFEWDAAKAASNRRKHGISFELAATVFRDPLMLSMFDDEHSEQEERWVTLGKAANQVLVVVVHTWRDEAANAVRIRLISARPATAAERQQYEG
- a CDS encoding CHC2 zinc finger domain-containing protein; the protein is MARIADGEIERLKAEVSLVRLVEAKGIVLKPHGKDRIGRCPFHDDKTPSLVVSPDKNLWHCLGACQAGGSVIDWVMKCEGVSFKHAVELLRGDVAVSRAPIERVVQKSTTPKLPSFLAADSDEQSLLRQVIDYYHECLQQSPEALVYLSKRGLESKELIETFKLGYANRTLGYRLPQKNRVEGAQLRGKLQHIGIYRESGHEHFTGSLVVPVINESGVITDVYGRKIGERLREGTPLHLYLPGPHQGVWNEAGLIGGDEVILCEALIDAMTFWVNGFKNVTASYGIEGFTANHLKAFKAHNIKRVLIAYDRDEAGDKAAQQLALKLTQEGFDCYRVNFPKGMDANEYALKVGPAAKSLGVVLRNAEWLGKGAAPTRNPNPVTPTEAEKAGDKSEAIAITPPLVASVAVAEPALSATPAPELKAPELDAHVKDGDVHITFGERRYRVRGHDKNTTPEQLKINLATSQGDAYHVDTLDLYSAKARAAFIKLASLELGLSEDIIKADIGHLLRYLEGLRDEQLKALSAEAMDEASAVNEALRSQALALLQSPDLLQQVLDDFDRCGVVGEQTNKLMGYLACVSRKLDKPLALMIQSSSAAGKSSLMEAVLQLMPEDERVQYSAMTGQALFYMGETNLKHKILAIAEEEGASRAAYALKLLQSDGSLTMASTGKDPVTGNLITQEYRVEGPVMMFLTTTAIDIDEELLNRCVVLSVNESREQTRAIHAQQRARRTLAGLTAKVERQTIIETHRQAQRLLRPLAVINPYAEQLTFLDSKTRTRRDHEKYLSLIDSIALLHQYQRPIKTLMHGEVCVEYIEVTLDDIATANRLAHEVLGRTLDELPPQTRKLLQLVGDMVRERCAMERIKQADFRFSRKDVRDACGWTDFQVKKHMQRLEDMEYVLVHRGMRGQSFVYELLWDGGTQTDQSFLPGLIDVDALRYDNKKEPLDLKLEPRKSPQVAAKEPRGSTAENVTIIEKNPRQKDLAEIDAENTLLPENITAESYLHIPSFVRSIAN